One Epinephelus lanceolatus isolate andai-2023 chromosome 10, ASM4190304v1, whole genome shotgun sequence genomic region harbors:
- the rpp38 gene encoding ribonuclease P protein subunit p38: protein MPAAGKSAKKEIKKPPKTSFTSPFPPQWGTIPQEDMHFILKTLKDTLVSVGLKKKEVKVFRPWRKKKDKKPAATSESEPVPQVSQEGQAQDSPKTGWTDVAVRKQLAIGINEVTKALERNELKLLLVCKSVMPKHMTNHLIALSVTRGVPACQVPRLSQSVSEPLGLKSVLALGFRQCASKDDEVFTDTVDAITPKVPPVDVAWLKGAAPSVTPEDPADMEEEEEDGKKRKGQKRKLESESDQVTESTSSCTLQPLKVKRIVANPAKKRKIKAKSQTV from the coding sequence ATGCCTGCTGCAGGAAAGTCAGCTAAAAAGGAAATCAAAAAGCCCCCCAAGACGTCCTTCACATCACCGTTTCCTCCACAATGGGGTACGATTCCTCAAGAAGACATGCACTTCATCCTGAAAACCCTGAAGGACACGCTGGTGTCTGTGGGTCTTAAGAAGAAAGAGGTGAAAGTGTTTCGGCCATGGAGGAAAAAGAAGGACAAGAAACCTGCTGCCACGTCAGAATCAGAGCCTGTTCCCCAGGTGAGCCAGGAAGGACAGGCGCAGGATTCTCCCAAAACCGGCTGGACAGACGTGGCAGTGAGGAAACAACTGGCCATTGGCATCAACGAGGTCACCAAAGCTCTGGAGAGGAACGAGCTCAAACTGCTGCTTGTGTGCAAGTCTGTCATGCCCAAACACATGACGAATCACCTGATAGCACTGAGCGTTACGAGAGGCGTGCCGGCCTGCCAGGTGCCTCGGCTGAGCCAGAGCGTGTCGGAGCCGCTGGGGCTGAAGAGTGTCCTCGCGCTGGGATTCAGACAGTGTGCCTCCAAAGACGACGAGGTGTTCACTGACACTGTGGACGCCATCACACCCAAAGTGCCTCCAGTGGATGTTGCATGGCTAAAAGGTGCAGCACCCAGTGTGACACCTGAAGACCCTGCTGacatggaagaggaagaggaagatggcAAGAAGAGGAAGGGCCAGAAAAGGAAACTTGAGAGTGAATCTGACCAGGTCACAGAGTCGACGTCCTCCTGCACTCTGCAACCTCTCAAAGTGAAAAGAATAGTTGCTAACCctgcaaagaaaagaaaaataaaggctAAGTCACAGACAGTCTAA